A stretch of Edaphobacter lichenicola DNA encodes these proteins:
- a CDS encoding TolC family protein → MTKKKHRILLAASCLLLVPCVSLSQTQPSSSAPAAITMQQAVDIARMKNPNLLSSQQNLLSVKAQEIQAGVRANPYFGFTGSNVTLPAEGASNPYAYSLQVSRLFERGEKRRWRLDSARSTTAQTDAQYHLQEQQTVLSVRQAFTSFVIAKAAKKIADDNLADFRHELDIGRERYKAGDIAKLDFERLDLQLAQFETDESTAITNAQQASIQLQALLGYDRLRPDFDVIGDVVPPVVSDTMESLEQKALAARPDLHAAHLGVAVADANVKLAYANGTTDPTLEGEYDRSGTYNSAGFSLNIPIRIFDRNQGNKETSKYVAQASRFTELATRNQVFADVDQAWSGYINARVLSDRYNGHYLDEAKDVLDIAQFSYQHGGLALIDYLDALRESRSVTADALNAYSQTWMAIHQLSFATATEVIP, encoded by the coding sequence ATGACGAAGAAAAAACATCGAATCCTCCTCGCTGCCTCCTGTCTTCTGCTCGTGCCGTGTGTCTCGCTCTCGCAGACTCAACCGTCCAGCTCTGCTCCCGCCGCCATCACCATGCAGCAGGCGGTGGATATTGCGCGGATGAAAAATCCCAACCTGCTCTCCTCACAGCAAAACCTGCTCTCCGTCAAAGCCCAGGAGATTCAGGCTGGAGTTAGAGCCAATCCCTACTTCGGATTTACTGGATCAAACGTAACGCTTCCTGCAGAGGGAGCCTCTAATCCATATGCCTATAGCTTGCAGGTTTCGAGGCTCTTCGAGCGCGGCGAAAAGCGCCGCTGGCGACTCGACAGCGCCCGCTCCACAACTGCACAGACGGACGCCCAATACCATCTTCAGGAGCAACAGACGGTCCTCTCCGTCCGACAGGCTTTCACCAGCTTTGTCATCGCGAAAGCCGCCAAAAAAATAGCCGACGACAACCTAGCCGACTTCAGACATGAACTCGATATCGGCCGCGAGCGCTATAAGGCCGGTGATATCGCCAAGCTCGACTTCGAACGGCTCGATCTACAGCTTGCTCAATTCGAAACCGACGAATCAACCGCCATCACTAACGCGCAGCAGGCCAGTATTCAACTCCAGGCACTCCTCGGTTATGACCGCCTCCGTCCAGACTTCGACGTGATTGGGGATGTCGTGCCCCCCGTGGTCTCCGACACCATGGAGAGCCTTGAGCAGAAGGCTCTCGCCGCCCGCCCGGACCTTCACGCCGCGCACCTTGGTGTCGCCGTGGCCGATGCCAACGTCAAGCTTGCCTACGCCAATGGGACTACAGATCCAACCCTCGAAGGAGAATACGATCGCAGCGGCACCTACAACTCGGCAGGTTTTTCACTTAACATCCCGATTCGCATCTTTGACCGTAATCAAGGCAACAAAGAGACGAGCAAGTATGTTGCCCAGGCCAGCCGCTTCACAGAGCTAGCCACCCGCAATCAGGTCTTCGCAGACGTCGATCAGGCATGGTCTGGATACATCAACGCCAGAGTGCTCTCTGATCGCTACAACGGCCACTACCTCGACGAAGCGAAGGACGTTCTCGACATCGCCCAGTTCAGTTACCAGCACGGCGGCCTTGCCCTGATCGACTATCTGGACGCCCTGCGCGAATCGCGCTCCGTCACAGCCGACGCTCTCAACGCCTACTCCCAGACCTGGATGGCAATCCACCAGCTAAGCTTTGCCACCGCCACAGAAGTAATCCCATAG
- a CDS encoding CYCXC family (seleno)protein, with translation MKRILGCIALGLATMAASAQWSNPSEDVPAYNASAPAKPLPPVLSGDQLTGPYFTHPYQVTVYKMAAAIPAVLHQQPCYCHCDKVMHHNSLHSCFEGTHGAACSTCMKEAIYAYEQTKKGQTPAKIRAGIERGEWQDVDLVNATM, from the coding sequence ATGAAGCGGATCCTCGGATGCATCGCATTAGGTCTGGCCACCATGGCAGCCTCAGCCCAGTGGTCAAACCCATCGGAAGACGTCCCGGCCTACAACGCATCGGCACCGGCAAAGCCTCTTCCTCCCGTGCTTAGCGGCGATCAGCTGACCGGGCCCTACTTCACGCATCCCTATCAGGTCACCGTCTACAAGATGGCCGCCGCCATCCCCGCAGTTCTGCACCAGCAACCCTGCTACTGCCACTGCGACAAGGTGATGCATCACAACAGCCTCCACAGCTGCTTCGAAGGCACCCACGGGGCCGCCTGTTCCACCTGCATGAAGGAAGCCATCTACGCCTACGAGCAGACGAAAAAAGGCCAGACCCCGGCAAAGATTCGCGCCGGCATCGAGCGCGGCGAGTGGCAGGATGTCGACCTCGTCAACGCAACCATGTAG
- a CDS encoding 4a-hydroxytetrahydrobiopterin dehydratase has product MKKAMNAAEIEAVLKAHPEWHLKGGKLVREWTFKDFLEAMAFVNRVAVLAESANHHPDIDIRYNQVVLGLVSHDAAGITQRDASMASQLSKEFPPA; this is encoded by the coding sequence ATGAAGAAAGCCATGAATGCAGCCGAGATCGAAGCCGTTCTCAAGGCCCACCCCGAGTGGCATCTAAAGGGCGGCAAGCTGGTGCGCGAGTGGACCTTCAAGGACTTTCTCGAAGCGATGGCCTTCGTCAACCGAGTCGCTGTTCTGGCAGAGTCCGCAAACCACCACCCCGATATCGACATCCGCTACAACCAGGTAGTCCTAGGGCTGGTCTCTCACGATGCCGCCGGAATCACCCAGCGTGACGCCTCCATGGCCAGCCAGCTCAGCAAAGAGTTTCCTCCCGCATAA
- a CDS encoding HD domain-containing phosphohydrolase has translation MTQERILVVDDEEPVRSVAAALLSRSGYSVTTAEGAEAAITRLQQDPDYDLVLSDVMMPVTDGLTLLDHLCTDHPGIPVVMFSAINDIYVVTSAFRRGAVDYLLKPFERTDLESVVLRAIEHGRLRKQNTLYRHNLEAIVTARTGRLRSTMQDLERSYDITLEAMGDALDLRDQETEGHSRRVTAYTNALAHAMGLESEDLRIIARGAFLHDIGKIATPDAILLKPGRLTPDETAIMKQHCERGYEMVRKISFLREAAEIVYAHQEQFDGGGYPRGLRGEEIPLGARIFAIADTLDAMTSDRPYRKGTTFAQAREEITRCAGTQFDPQIVEVFLGLPAETWSQLRTATELRFSSPSSPGSSALPVAPDKQRS, from the coding sequence ATGACGCAGGAACGAATCCTTGTAGTTGACGACGAAGAGCCCGTACGATCGGTCGCCGCAGCTCTCCTCTCACGCAGCGGCTACTCCGTCACCACCGCCGAAGGCGCCGAAGCCGCCATCACCCGCCTCCAGCAGGACCCCGACTACGACCTCGTCCTCTCCGACGTTATGATGCCAGTCACCGACGGCCTCACCCTGCTCGACCACCTCTGCACCGACCACCCCGGCATCCCCGTCGTCATGTTCTCTGCCATCAACGACATCTACGTCGTCACCAGCGCCTTCCGCCGCGGCGCCGTCGACTATCTCCTCAAACCCTTCGAGCGCACCGACCTCGAAAGCGTCGTCCTGCGCGCCATCGAGCACGGCCGCCTCCGCAAACAGAACACCCTCTACCGCCACAACCTCGAAGCCATCGTCACCGCCAGAACCGGTCGCCTCCGCTCCACCATGCAGGACCTCGAGCGCAGCTACGACATCACCCTCGAAGCCATGGGCGATGCGCTTGATCTGCGCGACCAGGAGACCGAGGGCCACTCCCGCCGCGTCACCGCCTACACCAACGCGCTCGCCCACGCCATGGGCCTCGAATCCGAAGACCTGCGAATCATCGCCCGCGGAGCCTTCCTCCACGACATCGGCAAGATCGCCACGCCCGACGCCATCCTCCTCAAGCCCGGCCGCCTCACCCCCGATGAGACCGCCATCATGAAGCAGCACTGCGAGCGCGGCTACGAGATGGTCCGCAAAATCTCCTTCCTCCGCGAGGCTGCCGAGATCGTCTACGCCCATCAGGAGCAGTTCGACGGCGGCGGCTATCCACGCGGCCTGCGCGGCGAGGAGATCCCCCTCGGCGCCCGCATCTTCGCCATCGCCGACACCCTCGACGCCATGACCTCCGACCGCCCCTACCGCAAGGGAACAACCTTCGCCCAGGCCCGAGAAGAGATCACCCGTTGTGCCGGAACCCAGTTCGACCCGCAGATCGTCGAGGTCTTCCTCGGCCTGCCCGCCGAGACCTGGTCCCAACTGCGCACCGCAACCGAACTACGATTCTCCTCCCCCTCTTCGCCAGGCAGCAGCGCTCTCCCGGTTGCGCCGGACAAGCAACGCAGCTAG
- a CDS encoding DinB family protein: MKTLLLLVVMCTTALHAQMEGLWEGYDGEWAHVSRQLVALAEATPADKFAWRPAPGVRSTSEVYMHIALANFYLLSVTGPPMPSDIKSEDMEKTVTSKADVIAFLKRSLEAVKTARAQLKPGDLQRKVTIMKKEVTVDGMYLRILVHDNEHMGQLIAYARMSGVVPPWSEPAHK; the protein is encoded by the coding sequence ATGAAGACGCTTTTACTTCTGGTGGTGATGTGCACTACCGCACTGCATGCTCAGATGGAGGGGCTTTGGGAGGGCTACGACGGCGAGTGGGCTCATGTCTCGCGGCAGCTGGTGGCGCTGGCGGAGGCCACGCCGGCGGACAAGTTTGCGTGGCGTCCTGCGCCTGGGGTGAGGTCGACGAGCGAGGTGTATATGCATATCGCTCTGGCTAACTTTTATCTGCTGAGTGTGACTGGTCCACCGATGCCGTCAGACATCAAGTCCGAGGATATGGAGAAGACTGTGACCTCGAAGGCGGACGTGATTGCTTTTCTGAAGCGGTCGCTGGAGGCGGTGAAGACGGCGCGTGCGCAGTTGAAGCCGGGGGATCTTCAACGGAAGGTCACGATCATGAAGAAAGAGGTGACGGTGGATGGGATGTATCTGCGCATTCTGGTTCACGATAATGAACATATGGGGCAGCTGATCGCCTATGCGCGGATGTCGGGTGTGGTGCCTCCGTGGTCGGAGCCGGCTCATAAATAA
- the glmU gene encoding bifunctional UDP-N-acetylglucosamine diphosphorylase/glucosamine-1-phosphate N-acetyltransferase GlmU: protein MDSNEFAIAIMAAGKGTRLKSKHPKVLHEIGGRALLLHVIAAAQTVVRADHIFCIIGHEADRVRTAVASTGVQFVLQPEQRGTGHALQMLKADFKLSGRPIPQHLLVLSGDVPLIRPETIAALRDTHLREHAAMTILTAVPADPTGYGRVIRKDAAHPDVTAIVEQKSLRPDQLTAPEINSGIYCFETAALFARLDALTTNNAHGEFYLTDIAAMLVAEGKRVVAIKADSVDEVLGANTIAEMMHLDAAMRLATAHRLMAQGVTIFRPDTCVIDSTVTIGPDTVIEPYVQLLGTTHIGSDSRIRSYSVITNTTIGDNVMVHQGCIFDSSEIADKAILGPYARLRPESRIGEAAHIGNFVETKKTIIGRGSKANHLSYLGDAVIGDGVNIGAGAITCNYDGVHKHPTIIGDGAFIGSDSTLVAPVTIGAGSYIAAGSCITEEVPEGALALGRSRQTTKPGWVAARKTAAKQNTN from the coding sequence ATGGACTCTAACGAATTCGCCATCGCCATCATGGCCGCCGGCAAAGGCACCCGCCTCAAGAGCAAGCACCCCAAAGTCCTCCACGAGATCGGCGGCCGCGCCCTCCTCCTCCACGTCATCGCCGCCGCCCAAACCGTCGTGCGAGCCGACCACATCTTCTGCATCATCGGCCACGAAGCCGACCGCGTGCGCACCGCCGTAGCCTCCACCGGCGTCCAGTTCGTCCTCCAGCCCGAGCAGCGCGGCACCGGCCACGCCCTCCAGATGCTCAAGGCCGACTTCAAGCTCTCCGGCAGGCCCATCCCGCAGCATCTCCTGGTCCTCTCCGGCGACGTCCCCCTCATCCGCCCCGAGACCATCGCCGCCCTCCGCGACACCCACCTCCGCGAGCACGCCGCCATGACCATCCTCACCGCCGTCCCAGCCGACCCCACCGGCTACGGCCGCGTCATTCGCAAGGATGCCGCGCACCCAGACGTCACCGCCATCGTCGAACAAAAATCCCTCCGCCCCGACCAGCTCACCGCACCCGAAATAAACTCCGGCATCTACTGCTTCGAGACCGCAGCCCTCTTCGCCCGCCTCGACGCCCTCACCACCAACAACGCCCACGGCGAGTTCTACCTCACCGACATCGCCGCCATGCTCGTCGCCGAAGGCAAACGCGTCGTAGCCATCAAAGCCGACTCGGTCGACGAGGTCCTCGGAGCCAACACCATCGCCGAGATGATGCACCTCGACGCCGCCATGCGCCTCGCCACCGCCCACCGTCTCATGGCCCAGGGCGTCACCATCTTCCGCCCCGACACCTGCGTCATCGACTCCACCGTCACCATCGGCCCCGACACCGTCATCGAGCCCTACGTCCAGCTCCTCGGCACCACCCACATCGGCAGCGACTCCCGCATCCGCTCCTACTCCGTCATCACCAACACCACCATCGGCGACAACGTCATGGTCCACCAGGGCTGCATCTTCGACAGCTCCGAGATCGCCGACAAAGCCATCCTCGGCCCCTACGCCCGCCTTCGTCCCGAGAGCCGCATCGGCGAAGCAGCCCACATCGGCAACTTCGTCGAAACCAAAAAGACCATCATCGGCAGAGGCTCCAAGGCCAACCACCTCAGCTACCTCGGCGACGCCGTCATCGGCGACGGCGTCAACATCGGCGCCGGAGCCATCACCTGCAACTACGACGGCGTCCACAAGCACCCCACCATCATCGGCGACGGCGCCTTCATCGGCTCCGACTCCACCCTCGTCGCCCCTGTCACCATCGGCGCAGGCTCTTACATAGCCGCCGGCAGCTGCATCACCGAAGAGGTCCCCGAGGGCGCACTAGCCCTGGGCCGCAGCCGCCAGACCACCAAACCCGGCTGGGTAGCCGCCCGCAAAACCGCCGCCAAACAAAACACCAACTGA
- a CDS encoding CPBP family intramembrane glutamic endopeptidase → MRVPQQRPLSIFLFFLGVFSGCTYALDVHSHRLTSTLAQFIVWCPGAAALCTCLLLRIPLGTLGWSWPARRFLRLAYFLPLLYATPVYLLTWLVVRGSFTLKSFEASMVEPYGLARWPAFGTFGVALPLLFTVGVVFEAVWSLGEELGWRGFLFPRLQQRFGFHGACLISGLIWAVWHFPELLWTDFRPVTKPIFFLACFTIMVTANAYLMGYLRLRSGSLWPCVLLHATHNTFIQSLFDPLTAPVGWAKYITTEFGVGLAVTVVVAATVLVSRGRLREGFSPAATDEPR, encoded by the coding sequence ATGAGAGTCCCGCAACAGCGACCGTTATCGATCTTCCTGTTTTTTCTTGGTGTCTTTAGCGGATGCACCTACGCCCTCGACGTTCACAGCCATCGCTTAACGTCGACACTCGCGCAGTTCATTGTGTGGTGTCCTGGCGCCGCTGCACTGTGCACCTGCCTGCTGCTTCGCATCCCTCTCGGAACTCTGGGCTGGAGTTGGCCGGCACGACGCTTTCTCAGGCTCGCGTATTTTCTGCCGCTGCTCTACGCCACGCCGGTGTACCTGCTCACCTGGCTGGTCGTTCGCGGCTCCTTCACCCTCAAGAGCTTCGAAGCCTCGATGGTAGAGCCTTATGGATTGGCCCGCTGGCCCGCCTTCGGGACGTTTGGCGTGGCGCTGCCGCTGTTGTTTACCGTCGGCGTTGTCTTCGAAGCGGTGTGGTCGCTCGGCGAGGAACTCGGATGGCGCGGGTTCCTGTTTCCCCGGCTGCAGCAGCGGTTCGGCTTCCATGGCGCCTGCTTGATCTCAGGGTTGATCTGGGCCGTGTGGCACTTTCCGGAACTCCTCTGGACCGACTTCAGGCCGGTCACAAAGCCCATCTTCTTCCTCGCCTGCTTCACGATCATGGTGACCGCGAACGCCTACCTCATGGGCTACCTTAGACTGCGCTCGGGCAGCCTGTGGCCCTGTGTTCTTCTACACGCCACCCACAACACGTTTATTCAGAGCCTATTTGATCCGCTGACGGCTCCTGTCGGTTGGGCAAAGTACATCACCACAGAATTCGGGGTTGGGTTAGCGGTCACCGTCGTCGTAGCAGCAACAGTCCTCGTTTCGCGTGGCCGTCTACGTGAAGGCTTTTCCCCTGCCGCGACAGATGAGCCACGATAG
- a CDS encoding pyridoxal phosphate-dependent decarboxylase family protein: MPDDNSEAKHVSNAKHNSESKRVSPLTMDSQQFREAGHQLIDQIAAFLDTLPHQRVTPAESPTVVRQALQADRPLSDRGQEPALLLNRAASLLFEHSLFNGHPRFWGYITSSAAPIGALGDLLAAAVNPNVGAWLLSPVASEIEAQTIRWIADLLHYPTDCGGIFVSGGNMANHVCFLAARQAKANWDLRTAGLNGVPLRLYCSKETHTWIQKSADLSGLGTDAIRWISTNDQLQMDATELREQIRRDLAAGERPFLVIGTAGSVSTGAIDPLPELAAICREFDLWFHVDGAYGALAALLPDAPSALSALKLADSIAVDPHKWLYAPLEAGCALVRNPDKLRDAFAYHPPYYHFGTEAINYFDLGPQNSRGFRALKVWLALQQAGREGYIQMLSDDISLAQTLFQLVKQHPALEALTHSLSITTFRYAPPGLTLRDERTQTYLNDLNRELLTRLQNSGEVYLSNAVINGKFALRVCIVNFRTTLADIQALLPLVTKMGHDLDTELRPQHLAP; the protein is encoded by the coding sequence ATGCCTGATGACAACAGCGAGGCGAAGCACGTCAGCAACGCGAAGCACAACAGCGAGTCAAAGCGCGTCTCTCCCCTGACGATGGACTCTCAGCAGTTCCGAGAGGCCGGCCATCAACTCATCGACCAGATCGCCGCGTTTCTGGACACGCTACCCCATCAGCGCGTCACCCCCGCAGAATCCCCAACCGTAGTCCGGCAAGCCCTTCAAGCAGATCGTCCCCTCAGCGACCGTGGCCAAGAGCCCGCGCTCCTACTCAACCGAGCCGCCAGCCTCCTCTTCGAGCACTCTCTCTTCAACGGCCATCCCCGCTTCTGGGGATACATCACCTCCTCCGCCGCACCCATCGGAGCCCTCGGCGACCTCCTCGCCGCCGCAGTCAACCCCAACGTAGGAGCCTGGCTCCTCTCTCCCGTCGCCAGCGAGATCGAAGCCCAGACCATCCGCTGGATCGCCGACCTCCTTCACTACCCCACCGACTGCGGAGGCATCTTCGTCAGCGGCGGCAACATGGCCAATCACGTCTGCTTCCTCGCCGCGCGTCAGGCCAAGGCGAACTGGGATCTCCGCACCGCAGGACTAAACGGCGTCCCCCTCCGCCTCTACTGTTCGAAGGAGACTCACACCTGGATCCAAAAGTCCGCCGACCTCTCCGGCCTCGGCACCGACGCCATCCGCTGGATCTCCACCAACGATCAACTTCAGATGGACGCAACCGAACTCAGAGAGCAGATCCGCCGCGACCTCGCCGCAGGCGAGCGACCCTTCCTCGTCATCGGAACCGCCGGCTCCGTCAGCACCGGCGCCATCGACCCGCTGCCCGAACTCGCTGCCATCTGTCGCGAGTTCGATCTCTGGTTTCACGTCGACGGCGCCTACGGTGCTCTCGCCGCTCTCCTGCCCGACGCTCCCAGCGCTCTCTCCGCGCTCAAACTCGCAGACTCCATCGCAGTCGATCCGCACAAGTGGTTGTACGCGCCCCTTGAAGCTGGCTGCGCCCTCGTCCGCAATCCCGACAAGCTCCGCGACGCCTTCGCCTATCACCCGCCCTACTATCACTTCGGAACCGAGGCCATCAACTACTTCGATCTCGGCCCGCAGAACTCGCGCGGCTTTCGAGCACTCAAAGTCTGGCTCGCCCTGCAGCAGGCCGGCCGCGAAGGCTACATCCAGATGCTCTCCGACGACATCAGCCTCGCCCAAACGCTCTTTCAACTGGTCAAGCAACACCCCGCCCTCGAAGCCCTCACCCACTCGCTCAGCATCACCACCTTTCGCTACGCCCCACCCGGCCTCACCCTTCGCGACGAGAGAACCCAGACCTACCTCAACGATCTCAATCGAGAGCTCCTCACTCGTCTACAAAACAGCGGCGAAGTTTATCTCTCCAACGCCGTCATCAACGGAAAGTTCGCTCTGCGCGTCTGCATCGTCAACTTCCGCACCACCCTCGCCGACATCCAGGCCCTGCTACCCCTCGTCACAAAAATGGGCCACGACCTCGACACCGAGCTGCGCCCTCAACACCTCGCGCCTTAG
- a CDS encoding glutaminase family protein, with product MLLTTLPLASQQRPPATPLITHDPYFSLWSTTDNLTDSDTTHWTGAPQPITGIVRIDGKPFRFLGHTPDAVPAAQQTAHTITPTHTTYEFRQNGVTLHLVFFSPAILSDLDVLSRPVTYLSWTAESTDATPHQVSVLLDVDPVIAVNDRSQQINSFRNQTSTLNVLSSGSQDQKILNRSGDDLRIDWGYFHLAVPKDANYKTYLAPHAATAFAATGQLPTTDAMDMPERANHSASALATTIDFGSVTTQPVTRHILLSYTDDYAIQYLQRNLRSYWQRNNMPVEQMLDLAEEQYPALEARGEAFDKELTADLIKVGGEHYAYIAILSYRQAIAAHKLVADANGDPMLFAKENFSNGCIATVDVLYPSAPFFLFFNPKLLEAQLLPVLEYSSLARWKFPFSPHDLGQYPLANGQVYGGGEKTEEDQMPVEESGNMLILVDAVARAEGSPQLAQRYWPQLTKWAEYLNLHGLDPETQLTTDDFAGHVAHNANLSLKAIDALAAYADLAHLLKQEAVAKQYQSTAKEMAAKWITMAKEGDHYKLAFNSPNTWSQKYNLVWDKLLDYNLFPNSVRDSEVAFYLTRLNLYGLPLDSRADYTKLDWSLWTATLASNSDQFNAIVDPIYRWTNETPTRVPLTDWYDTKTGKQVGFQARSVVGGVFIKALSDKQLTTKWRSK from the coding sequence TTGCTTCTCACCACTCTCCCTCTCGCATCCCAGCAACGCCCTCCAGCAACGCCGCTCATCACGCACGACCCCTACTTCAGCCTCTGGTCCACCACCGACAACCTCACCGACTCCGACACCACCCACTGGACCGGCGCCCCGCAGCCCATCACTGGCATCGTCCGCATCGACGGCAAGCCCTTCCGTTTCCTCGGCCACACCCCCGACGCCGTCCCCGCCGCGCAGCAAACAGCGCACACCATTACCCCAACCCACACCACCTACGAGTTCCGCCAGAACGGCGTCACCCTCCACCTCGTCTTCTTCAGCCCCGCCATCCTCAGCGACCTCGACGTCCTCTCGCGCCCCGTAACCTACCTCAGCTGGACAGCCGAATCCACCGACGCCACACCACATCAAGTCTCTGTCCTCCTGGACGTAGATCCCGTCATAGCCGTCAACGACCGCAGCCAGCAGATCAACTCCTTCCGCAATCAAACCTCCACCCTCAACGTCCTCTCCAGCGGCTCGCAAGACCAGAAGATCCTCAACCGCTCCGGCGACGATCTCCGCATCGACTGGGGCTACTTCCATCTAGCCGTCCCGAAGGACGCCAACTACAAAACCTACCTCGCACCACACGCAGCCACCGCCTTCGCCGCCACCGGCCAACTCCCCACCACCGACGCAATGGACATGCCCGAGCGCGCCAACCACTCCGCCTCCGCCCTCGCAACCACCATCGACTTCGGCTCCGTCACCACTCAGCCCGTCACCCGCCACATCCTCCTCTCCTACACCGACGACTACGCCATCCAATATCTCCAGCGCAATCTCCGCTCCTACTGGCAGCGCAACAACATGCCCGTAGAGCAGATGCTCGATCTCGCCGAAGAGCAATACCCCGCCCTCGAAGCCCGCGGCGAAGCCTTCGACAAAGAACTCACCGCCGACCTCATCAAAGTTGGTGGCGAGCACTACGCCTACATCGCCATCCTCTCCTACCGCCAGGCCATCGCCGCGCACAAGCTCGTAGCCGACGCCAACGGCGACCCCATGCTCTTCGCCAAGGAGAACTTCTCCAACGGCTGCATCGCCACCGTCGACGTCCTCTACCCCTCCGCCCCCTTCTTCCTCTTCTTCAACCCGAAGCTCCTCGAAGCCCAGCTTCTCCCCGTCCTCGAATATTCCTCACTAGCCCGCTGGAAGTTCCCCTTCTCCCCCCACGATCTCGGCCAATACCCACTCGCCAACGGACAGGTCTACGGCGGCGGCGAAAAAACCGAAGAAGACCAGATGCCCGTCGAAGAGAGCGGCAACATGCTCATCCTCGTCGACGCCGTCGCCCGCGCCGAAGGCTCTCCCCAACTCGCCCAGCGCTACTGGCCCCAGCTCACCAAGTGGGCCGAGTACCTCAACCTCCACGGCCTCGACCCCGAAACCCAGCTCACCACCGACGACTTCGCCGGCCACGTCGCCCACAACGCCAACCTCTCCCTCAAAGCCATCGACGCCCTCGCCGCCTACGCCGACCTAGCCCATCTCCTCAAGCAAGAGGCCGTCGCAAAACAATATCAATCCACCGCAAAGGAGATGGCCGCAAAGTGGATCACCATGGCCAAAGAAGGCGACCACTACAAGCTCGCCTTCAACAGCCCCAATACCTGGAGCCAGAAGTACAACCTCGTCTGGGACAAGCTCCTCGACTACAACCTCTTCCCCAACAGCGTCCGCGACAGCGAGGTGGCCTTCTACCTCACCAGGCTCAACCTCTACGGCCTCCCACTCGACAGCCGCGCCGACTACACCAAGCTCGACTGGTCCCTCTGGACCGCAACCCTCGCCTCCAACTCCGACCAGTTCAACGCCATCGTCGACCCCATCTACCGCTGGACCAACGAAACCCCAACCCGCGTCCCCCTCACCGACTGGTACGACACCAAAACCGGCAAACAAGTAGGCTTCCAGGCCCGCAGCGTAGTCGGCGGCGTCTTCATCAAAGCCCTCTCCGACAAACAACTCACCACCAAATGGCGCTCCAAATAG